From the genome of Sulfurovum sp. NBC37-1, one region includes:
- a CDS encoding iron-sulfur cluster assembly scaffold protein NifU has product MGMDSLIGGTIWDEYSQKVTDLMNNPQNMGEITEEEAEAMGAKLIVADFGAESCGDAVRLYWAVDPKTDKILKSKFKSFGCGTAIASSDTMAELCKGKTVDEAVKITNIDVEKAMRDTPDVPAVPPQKMHCSVMAYDVIKKAAAQYKGVDMESFEEEVIVCECARVSLSTLREVIRLNDLTTVEEITDYTKAGAFCKSCIRPGGHEEKDIYLVDLLEEYEKEKMSAAATLGNEGGSTGAFKDMTIVQKIKAVDKTVDENIRQMLIMDGGDMEILDIKDNGENIDIYIRYLGACNGCASASTGTLFAIENILKEKLDPNIRVLPI; this is encoded by the coding sequence ATGGGAATGGATAGTTTGATAGGCGGTACCATCTGGGATGAGTACAGTCAAAAAGTAACGGATCTTATGAACAACCCTCAAAATATGGGTGAGATCACGGAGGAAGAGGCTGAAGCGATGGGTGCCAAACTCATCGTTGCGGACTTCGGTGCCGAAAGCTGCGGCGATGCGGTACGTCTCTACTGGGCTGTAGACCCCAAGACAGACAAGATCCTCAAGTCAAAGTTCAAGAGTTTCGGCTGCGGAACGGCCATTGCCTCTTCTGATACAATGGCAGAACTCTGTAAGGGAAAGACCGTTGATGAAGCAGTAAAGATCACCAACATAGATGTGGAAAAAGCTATGCGTGACACACCAGATGTTCCTGCCGTACCGCCTCAGAAAATGCACTGCTCGGTCATGGCTTACGATGTCATCAAAAAAGCGGCTGCACAGTATAAAGGTGTAGACATGGAGAGCTTCGAAGAGGAGGTCATCGTGTGTGAATGTGCACGTGTCTCACTCTCTACACTCAGAGAAGTGATCCGCCTGAATGACCTGACAACGGTCGAAGAGATCACAGATTACACCAAAGCGGGTGCTTTCTGTAAATCATGTATCAGACCCGGCGGACACGAAGAGAAGGACATCTATCTTGTGGATCTTCTCGAAGAGTATGAAAAAGAGAAAATGTCAGCGGCTGCCACCCTTGGAAACGAAGGTGGTTCAACCGGTGCGTTTAAAGATATGACCATTGTCCAGAAGATCAAGGCGGTCGATAAGACCGTGGACGAAAACATCCGCCAGATGCTCATTATGGACGGCGGGGATATGGAAATCCTTGATATCAAGGACAACGGAGAGAACATCGACATTTACATCAGATACCTCGGTGCCTGTAACGGCTGTGCCAGTGCGAGTACCGGTACGCTCTTCGCCATCGAGAACATCCTCAAAGAGAAACTCGATCCGAACATCAGAGTACTTCCTATCTAA
- a CDS encoding NifS family cysteine desulfurase, translated as MKVYLDNNATTIVDPHVFAEMEPYFVQRYGNPNSLHLFASETHPALKDAMEKIYAGIHAPKEDSVVITSCATESNNWVLKSIYFEQILTGKKNHIIISEVEHPSVIATAKFIESMGCKVTYLPINHEGIIDAQTVRDTITDKTALVSVMWANNETGAIFPVEEIGEICAEHNVPFHTDAVQAIGKLPVDVQTFNVDYLTFSAHKFHGPKGVGALYIKKGKELIPLLHGGSQMGGYRSGTLNVPGIVGMGKAMEQAVDSLDYEMEDVREMRDAFEDELLKIKDTFVVTPREKRTPNTILISFRGIEGESMLWDLNRAGIGASTGSACASEDLEANSVMEAIGAAEDLAHTAIRFSLSRYTTQEELDYTLDVVRKAVERLRGISSTYSYAPEGHESGLDAHH; from the coding sequence ATGAAAGTCTATTTGGACAACAATGCCACTACGATCGTCGATCCGCATGTATTTGCTGAGATGGAGCCCTACTTCGTACAACGTTACGGCAACCCGAACTCGCTGCACCTTTTCGCCAGTGAAACACATCCGGCGCTCAAAGATGCCATGGAAAAGATCTATGCGGGTATCCATGCGCCCAAAGAGGACAGTGTCGTTATCACTTCCTGCGCGACAGAGAGCAACAACTGGGTACTGAAAAGTATCTACTTCGAACAGATCCTTACCGGGAAGAAGAACCATATCATCATCTCTGAAGTAGAACATCCTTCAGTGATCGCTACGGCAAAGTTCATCGAAAGTATGGGATGCAAAGTAACGTACCTTCCCATAAACCATGAAGGTATCATCGACGCACAAACCGTGAGAGATACAATCACCGATAAGACAGCCCTTGTATCAGTCATGTGGGCGAACAATGAGACAGGAGCGATCTTCCCTGTTGAAGAGATCGGAGAGATCTGTGCGGAGCACAATGTGCCTTTTCATACGGATGCCGTACAGGCTATAGGCAAACTGCCGGTAGATGTCCAGACCTTCAATGTAGATTATCTGACATTTTCTGCACACAAGTTCCATGGCCCCAAAGGAGTCGGAGCGCTCTACATCAAAAAAGGTAAAGAACTGATACCACTGCTTCACGGCGGTTCACAAATGGGCGGTTACCGTTCGGGAACACTTAACGTACCGGGAATCGTCGGTATGGGTAAAGCGATGGAACAGGCAGTCGATTCACTCGATTATGAGATGGAAGATGTTAGAGAGATGAGAGATGCCTTCGAAGACGAGCTGCTCAAGATTAAAGACACTTTTGTGGTCACACCAAGAGAAAAAAGAACACCCAACACCATCCTGATCTCGTTCAGAGGTATTGAGGGTGAATCTATGCTCTGGGACCTCAACCGTGCAGGTATCGGAGCGAGTACAGGATCTGCCTGTGCTTCCGAGGATCTTGAAGCCAACTCCGTTATGGAAGCCATCGGTGCAGCCGAAGACCTTGCACACACAGCGATCCGTTTTTCACTCAGCCGTTATACGACGCAGGAAGAACTGGACTATACACTTGACGTGGTCAGAAAAGCTGTTGAGCGACTCAGAGGTATCTCAAGTACCTATTCGTATGCGCCGGAAGGCCACGAAAGCGGTCTGGATGCACATCATTAG
- a CDS encoding STAS/SEC14 domain-containing protein yields the protein MAATIKEHGISVAIKRSKKRLFIELAMIGKLTHEDYKVFVPMIDKALKEAKGLEVDLLVDMRKFKGWEMLAAWDDFKFGIKHRNKFDKMAIVGNKKWEEQSTAMMSHMMKGKSKFFLKRGEALTWLMK from the coding sequence ATGGCAGCAACAATCAAAGAACACGGTATATCGGTCGCGATCAAACGAAGCAAGAAAAGACTTTTCATAGAACTGGCCATGATCGGCAAACTGACACATGAAGATTACAAGGTATTCGTACCCATGATAGACAAAGCACTCAAAGAGGCCAAAGGGCTGGAAGTAGACCTTCTGGTAGATATGAGAAAATTCAAAGGTTGGGAAATGCTGGCTGCCTGGGATGATTTCAAATTCGGTATCAAGCATCGTAACAAATTTGACAAAATGGCTATTGTTGGGAACAAAAAATGGGAAGAACAATCAACGGCAATGATGAGCCATATGATGAAAGGAAAATCAAAATTCTTCCTGAAGCGGGGTGAAGCGCTCACCTGGCTGATGAAATAG
- the folE gene encoding GTP cyclohydrolase I FolE has translation MNKEKEFEEAVTKVLELLGEDPQREGLLKTPNRVAKALTFLTEGYHQDPKEILNQALFSTSNDEMVLVRDIEFYSMCEHHMLPIIGRAHVAYIPDGKVVGLSKIPRIVNVYARRLQIQEQMTEQIADAILGTIKPKGVAVVVHARHMCMEMRGVQKINSTTVSSALRGLFKSDERTRNEFYNLINTPTPSNF, from the coding sequence ATGAACAAAGAAAAAGAGTTTGAAGAAGCTGTCACTAAGGTACTGGAACTTTTGGGGGAGGACCCGCAGCGCGAGGGTCTGCTCAAAACACCCAACCGTGTAGCAAAAGCCCTTACATTCCTGACCGAAGGCTATCATCAGGACCCGAAAGAGATCCTCAACCAGGCACTTTTCAGTACCAGTAACGACGAAATGGTCCTGGTGCGGGACATCGAGTTTTACTCCATGTGTGAGCACCATATGCTGCCCATCATCGGACGTGCGCATGTAGCTTACATCCCTGACGGCAAGGTGGTCGGTCTTTCGAAGATCCCCCGTATCGTCAATGTCTATGCCAGACGCCTGCAGATACAGGAGCAGATGACAGAACAGATTGCCGATGCCATTCTTGGTACCATCAAACCCAAAGGTGTGGCCGTCGTGGTCCATGCCCGTCACATGTGCATGGAGATGCGCGGCGTACAGAAGATCAATTCTACAACCGTCTCTTCCGCCCTGCGCGGCCTTTTCAAAAGTGATGAACGTACCCGTAACGAGTTCTACAACCTCATCAATACGCCCACGCCTTCCAATTTCTGA
- a CDS encoding A/G-specific adenine glycosylase produces the protein MKVSLKEIHQKIRTWYEAYGRHDLPWRSTNNPYHIYLSEVMLQQTQVKTVLERYYFPFLQAFSSLEALGNAPLDDVLKQWEGLGYYNRAKNLHRTAGLVNELPPEIDELVKLPGIGKNTAHAIAAFAFHQPVPVMEANVKRILCRMHRLRTPNEKKLWKFAYASVDKEDPFNYNQAMMDIGATLCLPKNPQCNRCPLENICKGKNNPEYYPLKKKKTVPAREENIVIYLYDDRLSLQQRSGKFLHGLWGFESVEIPPCAAEYIGEVTHAYTHFKLKCRVYLYFESSPEQEYYFTPEKIGKLAISKVDEKIVNLYLDTIVK, from the coding sequence ATGAAAGTGAGCCTAAAAGAGATACACCAAAAGATCAGAACCTGGTACGAAGCATATGGCCGGCATGACCTTCCCTGGCGCAGCACAAACAACCCTTATCACATTTACCTAAGCGAGGTCATGCTTCAGCAGACACAGGTGAAGACCGTGCTTGAACGCTACTATTTTCCCTTCCTTCAAGCCTTTTCCTCTCTTGAAGCACTGGGTAATGCCCCGCTCGATGATGTGCTGAAACAGTGGGAAGGACTGGGGTATTACAACCGGGCGAAGAATTTGCACAGAACCGCCGGTCTGGTCAATGAACTTCCCCCGGAGATCGATGAACTGGTCAAACTTCCCGGTATAGGAAAAAATACGGCCCATGCCATTGCGGCTTTTGCTTTTCATCAACCCGTACCTGTCATGGAGGCCAATGTCAAACGCATACTCTGCCGCATGCACAGGCTACGTACACCCAATGAGAAAAAACTCTGGAAATTTGCCTACGCGTCAGTCGACAAAGAAGATCCTTTCAACTACAACCAGGCTATGATGGATATCGGTGCGACGCTCTGCCTGCCCAAAAACCCCCAATGCAATCGCTGTCCTCTTGAAAATATCTGCAAAGGGAAAAACAATCCTGAGTACTATCCGCTCAAGAAGAAGAAAACTGTACCGGCAAGGGAAGAGAACATTGTCATCTACCTCTACGACGATAGGCTTTCCCTGCAGCAGAGAAGCGGAAAGTTCCTGCATGGTCTCTGGGGATTTGAAAGTGTCGAAATACCTCCCTGTGCCGCTGAGTACATCGGAGAAGTCACTCATGCCTATACCCATTTTAAACTAAAGTGCAGAGTTTATCTCTACTTTGAAAGCAGCCCTGAGCAGGAGTATTATTTCACACCAGAGAAGATAGGAAAACTGGCGATCTCGAAGGTGGATGAGAAGATTGTTAACTTGTATTTGGATACAATTGTAAAATAA
- the tig gene encoding trigger factor codes for MKVEVKKIDDANVAVQGNIENKVVEANVDKLAREAGKQMKVDGFRKGKVPPHVVKKLHGDKLQQDAEGDALRSLIDLGVKEAGINTADILGEPIFKKYDKKDEGIEVEVEISLRPTIEAEGYEKAVPAFEKPEATEKEVEEKLEEIAAQQAPFEKIKRKRMVRDGDTVVIDFEGFVDGVAFEGGKAEKFSLKIGSGQFIPGFEEQIIGMKYDEEKTITVAFPEEYQSKELAGKEAEFKVKLHEIQEQVPAELNDALAQKLLQDEKATLDTLKEKLKEQIVNEKTSKIYNEELKPKIIEALVAHFDFALPNNIVEQEIDAKINAKAREMSEEELNDFKENPEKVEALREELREEAENSVKATFIVDALAKKEDVNVDDQEVSQAIYYEAMMSGQDPQQVIEYYQKNNLLPAVKMGMIEDKLFGKLLGL; via the coding sequence GTGAAAGTTGAAGTAAAGAAGATTGATGATGCCAATGTGGCAGTTCAGGGTAATATCGAGAACAAAGTAGTTGAAGCGAATGTCGACAAACTGGCAAGAGAAGCAGGCAAGCAGATGAAAGTCGACGGATTCAGAAAAGGGAAAGTACCTCCGCATGTCGTGAAAAAACTGCATGGCGACAAGCTTCAGCAGGATGCCGAGGGTGATGCGCTCAGATCACTTATTGACCTTGGTGTGAAAGAAGCCGGTATCAATACGGCGGATATCCTCGGTGAGCCGATCTTCAAGAAGTATGACAAGAAAGATGAGGGTATTGAAGTAGAAGTTGAGATCTCTTTGCGACCGACGATCGAAGCGGAAGGATATGAGAAAGCGGTTCCTGCTTTTGAAAAACCCGAAGCGACAGAGAAAGAAGTAGAAGAAAAACTTGAAGAGATCGCTGCACAGCAGGCACCGTTCGAGAAGATCAAAAGAAAGAGAATGGTAAGAGACGGTGACACAGTTGTGATCGATTTCGAAGGATTCGTTGACGGTGTTGCATTCGAAGGCGGAAAAGCGGAAAAATTCAGTCTCAAGATCGGTTCCGGTCAGTTTATCCCCGGCTTTGAAGAGCAGATCATCGGTATGAAATATGATGAAGAGAAAACGATCACCGTGGCATTCCCTGAAGAATACCAGTCCAAAGAACTTGCAGGGAAAGAGGCGGAGTTCAAAGTGAAGCTTCACGAGATCCAGGAACAGGTACCGGCTGAATTGAATGATGCATTGGCACAGAAACTGCTTCAGGATGAAAAAGCAACGCTTGATACACTCAAAGAGAAGCTCAAAGAGCAGATCGTGAATGAAAAAACCTCCAAAATCTATAACGAAGAGCTCAAGCCGAAAATTATTGAAGCACTGGTTGCACACTTTGATTTCGCACTTCCGAACAATATCGTTGAGCAGGAGATCGATGCGAAGATCAATGCAAAAGCAAGAGAGATGAGCGAAGAGGAGCTCAACGATTTTAAAGAGAACCCTGAAAAGGTCGAAGCACTTCGAGAAGAGCTAAGAGAAGAGGCTGAGAATTCGGTTAAAGCGACATTCATTGTAGACGCGCTTGCGAAAAAAGAGGACGTGAACGTAGACGACCAGGAAGTATCACAGGCGATCTACTATGAAGCGATGATGAGCGGCCAGGACCCTCAGCAGGTGATCGAGTACTACCAGAAGAATAACCTTCTCCCGGCAGTGAAGATGGGAATGATCGAAGACAAACTTTTCGGCAAACTTCTCGGCCTGTAG
- the clpP gene encoding ATP-dependent Clp endopeptidase proteolytic subunit ClpP — protein sequence MSYIPYVVEQTGRGERSYDIYSRLLKDRIIMLSGEVNDQVASSIVAQLLFLEAQDPDKDIYFYINSPGGVITSGLSMFDTMNYIKPDIVTICIGQAASMGAFLLASGTKGKRYALPHARIMIHQPSGGAQGQSTDIQIQAQEIQRLKDTLNEIMAEKTGKTAKRIEKDTERDNFMSAKEAVEYGLIDKVLTKSFT from the coding sequence ATGAGTTATATCCCATACGTTGTAGAACAGACCGGCAGAGGTGAAAGATCGTACGATATCTATTCACGTCTTCTCAAAGACAGGATCATCATGCTCAGCGGCGAAGTGAACGACCAGGTTGCTTCTTCCATTGTGGCGCAGCTACTTTTCCTCGAAGCGCAAGATCCAGACAAGGATATCTACTTCTACATCAACTCCCCGGGCGGTGTGATCACTTCGGGACTGAGCATGTTTGATACGATGAACTACATCAAGCCCGATATTGTTACCATCTGTATCGGACAGGCGGCTTCCATGGGTGCGTTCCTGCTTGCGTCCGGAACCAAAGGGAAGCGTTATGCCCTGCCGCATGCACGTATCATGATCCACCAGCCTTCAGGCGGGGCACAGGGACAGTCTACGGATATCCAGATCCAGGCACAGGAGATACAGAGACTCAAAGATACGCTTAACGAGATCATGGCAGAAAAGACAGGAAAAACAGCCAAAAGAATAGAGAAAGATACCGAAAGAGACAACTTTATGTCAGCCAAAGAGGCGGTAGAGTATGGTCTCATCGATAAAGTGCTCACAAAAAGCTTTACATAG
- the def gene encoding peptide deformylase, protein MVREIVIYPDKRLKQISREVGSFDGALHDLLDDMYETMIARNGVGLAAIQVGVDLRALIINVPLEKEEGEHDQPKENTLEMINPVIVEMDGKEKFQEGCLSVPGVYEDVERAKHVKVEYYDRNGEKHIIEDDDFLAIAMQHEIDHLDGKVFIEKLSFLKRKKFEKEWAKRQKAQ, encoded by the coding sequence ATGGTTAGAGAGATAGTCATTTACCCGGACAAACGTCTGAAGCAGATATCCAGAGAGGTTGGGTCTTTTGACGGTGCCCTGCATGACCTGCTTGACGATATGTATGAGACCATGATCGCGCGCAATGGTGTGGGACTGGCTGCTATTCAGGTAGGGGTTGACCTTCGTGCACTCATTATCAACGTACCTTTGGAAAAAGAGGAGGGCGAACATGACCAGCCTAAAGAGAATACACTTGAAATGATCAATCCAGTCATCGTTGAGATGGACGGAAAAGAGAAATTCCAGGAGGGTTGCCTCTCCGTCCCAGGTGTCTATGAAGATGTGGAACGCGCCAAACATGTCAAAGTAGAATACTATGACAGAAACGGCGAAAAACATATTATCGAAGATGATGACTTCCTTGCCATTGCCATGCAGCATGAAATCGACCATCTTGATGGGAAAGTGTTTATAGAAAAACTTTCTTTCCTGAAGAGAAAAAAATTTGAAAAAGAGTGGGCTAAAAGACAGAAGGCACAATAG
- a CDS encoding YifB family Mg chelatase-like AAA ATPase, with protein MNAKTHSGNLPPKTKKVKVKEKQPAIVNRLTCATLEGVNAKVIEVEATFTKGLPGFSVVGLASSDIQEAKERVKSALLTNEFVFPPLKITINLSPSDIKKNGTHFDLSLALLVALNKKAFDEEGLFVFGELGLDGRVKSSSMLFPLILSLKEQGFIKRVIVPKEAISYLCHISGVDFIAVETLSEAITLLKKGEFKANVEQFSYDAKSIEIAGIDYFYEERYESDFAEVKGQMVAKRAAMIAAAGMHNFFMEGNPGCGKSMIAKRLKDILPPLYEEELLSIAKHQFLDGQTPDFKAIRPMRSPHHTATSASIFGGGSGQAKIGEVALANYGILFFDEIPHFSKNVLEAMREPLQDKKVHIARVNAKIEYQADIMFVAAQNPCPCGNLLSKTKVCRCSEVEIKRYQNKLSDPFLDRIDLFVVMQEVNSDDKGDVSSKAMHAAVIAAFRKQKERGQQRLNGKLAEDEIEHYCLLKEDADKILEGAIAKFGLSHRSIASVKKVGRTIADINGHEKIEKKDILEALSYRRR; from the coding sequence ATGAATGCAAAAACGCATAGTGGTAATCTCCCACCAAAAACAAAAAAAGTCAAAGTTAAAGAAAAACAGCCGGCCATTGTCAATCGCCTGACCTGTGCAACACTGGAGGGTGTGAATGCAAAGGTGATAGAAGTTGAAGCTACATTTACAAAGGGATTGCCCGGTTTTTCCGTGGTAGGTCTGGCTTCCAGTGACATACAGGAGGCGAAAGAACGGGTCAAATCCGCACTGCTTACCAACGAATTTGTATTTCCTCCTTTAAAAATAACGATCAATCTTTCACCAAGCGATATCAAGAAGAACGGTACACATTTCGACCTCTCTCTTGCCCTGCTTGTCGCCCTGAATAAAAAGGCTTTTGATGAAGAGGGGCTTTTTGTCTTTGGAGAGCTGGGACTTGATGGCCGAGTGAAAAGTTCTTCCATGCTCTTCCCCCTGATACTTTCGCTCAAAGAGCAGGGTTTCATCAAAAGAGTGATCGTTCCCAAAGAGGCCATCAGCTATCTGTGTCATATCTCCGGAGTCGATTTCATTGCGGTAGAAACACTGTCCGAAGCCATAACACTGCTGAAAAAAGGTGAGTTCAAAGCCAATGTTGAACAGTTCTCTTATGATGCCAAAAGTATTGAGATAGCCGGTATAGACTATTTTTACGAAGAGCGATACGAGAGTGATTTTGCCGAGGTCAAAGGACAGATGGTTGCCAAGCGGGCTGCGATGATCGCGGCTGCAGGCATGCACAACTTCTTTATGGAAGGTAATCCCGGCTGCGGCAAAAGTATGATCGCCAAACGATTGAAAGACATACTGCCGCCGCTGTATGAAGAGGAATTGCTTTCCATCGCAAAACATCAGTTCCTTGATGGTCAGACACCGGACTTTAAAGCCATACGCCCCATGCGTTCTCCGCATCATACTGCAACGTCCGCTTCCATCTTTGGAGGAGGTTCCGGACAGGCAAAGATCGGTGAAGTGGCCCTGGCCAATTACGGTATACTTTTTTTCGATGAGATTCCCCACTTTTCCAAAAACGTACTCGAAGCGATGAGGGAACCCCTGCAAGATAAGAAGGTACACATTGCCAGGGTTAATGCCAAGATTGAGTATCAGGCGGATATTATGTTTGTTGCGGCACAGAACCCGTGTCCCTGCGGAAACCTTCTTTCCAAGACCAAAGTCTGCCGCTGTTCCGAGGTGGAGATCAAGCGCTATCAGAACAAACTTTCTGACCCTTTTCTTGACCGTATTGACCTTTTTGTGGTGATGCAGGAAGTCAACTCAGATGATAAGGGAGATGTCAGTTCAAAAGCGATGCATGCAGCAGTCATTGCCGCATTTAGAAAGCAGAAAGAGCGGGGACAGCAGAGGCTGAACGGGAAGCTGGCCGAAGATGAGATAGAGCACTATTGTCTTTTGAAGGAGGATGCAGACAAGATACTCGAAGGGGCCATTGCCAAATTCGGTCTTTCACACAGAAGCATCGCATCGGTCAAAAAAGTAGGACGAACGATAGCAGATATCAATGGGCATGAGAAGATCGAGAAGAAGGATATACTTGAAGCACTGAGTTATCGTCGAAGATGA
- a CDS encoding YeiH family protein has protein sequence MAFSPENRKGTLSGILFVAIFAAAATYIAGLGPVKALGLSPLVIGIVMGIFYANTLHNQTPVEWQSGITFSAKKILRFAIVLYGFRLTFQEIIAVGPDGFFVSLTMLTTTLIFGSWLGYKVFGMEKDTSILTASGAAVCGAAAVLATEPVLKAEEYKTAVAVSMVVLFGTISMFLYPVLYTGLIEHATGFLHMTAREFGIYTGGTIHEVAQVVAVPASVPGSPKEMADAAVIVKMTRVIMIAPMLIILGLYLAWDAKRSGGEHSGKTKLVIPWFAVYFIMVAGFNSLHLLPETLVNVINQVDTFLLTMAMTALGMGTIFAKFKGLGLAPVYTALGMFAWLVIGGFVVTKVIVEVL, from the coding sequence ATGGCTTTTTCACCTGAAAATCGTAAGGGTACCCTGAGCGGTATCCTATTTGTCGCCATATTTGCTGCGGCAGCGACCTACATCGCCGGTCTCGGACCGGTCAAGGCACTGGGACTTTCCCCTCTCGTTATCGGTATTGTCATGGGTATCTTCTATGCCAATACCCTGCACAACCAGACACCTGTCGAATGGCAGAGCGGTATCACATTCTCAGCAAAGAAGATCCTCCGTTTTGCTATCGTGCTTTACGGTTTCCGTCTAACTTTCCAGGAGATCATTGCCGTCGGACCGGATGGCTTCTTCGTCTCCCTGACCATGCTGACGACTACGCTCATTTTCGGTTCCTGGCTTGGCTACAAGGTCTTCGGTATGGAAAAAGATACGTCCATCCTGACAGCATCCGGAGCTGCCGTATGTGGTGCCGCTGCCGTTCTGGCAACAGAACCTGTACTGAAAGCGGAAGAATACAAAACTGCTGTTGCAGTATCCATGGTTGTACTGTTTGGAACTATCTCCATGTTTCTCTATCCGGTACTCTATACCGGACTCATCGAGCATGCGACAGGTTTCCTGCATATGACTGCCAGAGAATTCGGTATCTATACAGGGGGAACCATCCATGAAGTGGCACAGGTCGTTGCCGTCCCGGCTTCAGTACCCGGTTCTCCAAAAGAGATGGCCGACGCAGCCGTGATCGTTAAAATGACAAGGGTCATCATGATCGCGCCAATGCTGATCATTCTGGGACTTTACCTTGCATGGGATGCCAAAAGAAGCGGTGGAGAGCACAGCGGAAAAACGAAACTCGTCATTCCATGGTTCGCTGTCTACTTCATTATGGTCGCCGGCTTCAATTCACTGCACCTGCTGCCTGAAACACTTGTGAACGTCATCAACCAGGTCGATACCTTCCTGCTTACCATGGCGATGACTGCACTGGGTATGGGGACGATATTTGCCAAGTTCAAAGGGCTTGGGCTAGCACCGGTCTATACAGCACTGGGCATGTTCGCCTGGCTTGTGATTGGCGGATTTGTCGTTACAAAGGTCATTGTAGAAGTACTGTAA
- a CDS encoding LysR family transcriptional regulator: MKLTLRQMEIFLNVVASGHLTNVAKEMNLSQSAISMSIKEMENILGRPVFDRINKKLVLNEVGRALYKEIDPIFKKLSDIEYEFKNSENKGMIRVGASTTIVDYLMPSIICSYMSSYPDVKITLKEGNTKEIVEMIKAGTIDVAFVEGIVSGPEIIKEKIGVDELVVVTANKELAKPCYIDELADMRWVLREEGSGTREVFLNYIKDKVDNLNIFFELGHTESIKSILMNRECFTCISKISVRNEIREEKLFPVPIKNFDCKRDFLMIYHKDKYHSTLFEKFLFFSRKLMMQMLDEEKRLK; encoded by the coding sequence ATGAAATTAACACTTAGACAGATGGAGATATTTCTCAATGTGGTCGCTTCCGGGCACCTGACCAATGTTGCCAAAGAGATGAACCTGAGCCAGTCGGCTATTTCTATGTCTATCAAGGAGATGGAGAATATTCTGGGACGTCCTGTTTTTGACAGAATTAACAAAAAGCTCGTACTTAATGAAGTGGGGCGTGCATTGTACAAAGAGATCGATCCGATCTTCAAAAAGCTCTCGGATATCGAATATGAGTTCAAAAATTCGGAGAACAAAGGAATGATCCGTGTCGGAGCGAGTACGACGATCGTGGATTATCTGATGCCTTCGATCATTTGCAGCTATATGAGCTCCTACCCTGATGTCAAGATCACGCTGAAAGAAGGGAACACAAAAGAGATCGTTGAAATGATCAAGGCGGGAACGATCGATGTTGCCTTTGTGGAGGGGATCGTTTCCGGCCCGGAGATCATCAAAGAGAAGATTGGTGTGGATGAACTGGTAGTGGTTACTGCCAACAAGGAACTGGCAAAACCATGTTATATCGATGAGCTTGCCGATATGAGATGGGTACTCAGGGAAGAGGGTTCAGGGACCAGAGAGGTTTTCCTTAACTACATCAAAGACAAGGTCGACAACCTGAATATCTTTTTTGAACTGGGACATACAGAGTCGATCAAAAGTATTCTGATGAACCGTGAATGTTTTACCTGTATCTCCAAGATTTCGGTCAGGAACGAGATCAGAGAAGAAAAACTGTTCCCTGTGCCGATCAAGAACTTTGACTGTAAACGGGATTTCCTCATGATATACCACAAGGACAAGTACCACAGTACACTGTTCGAGAAATTCCTTTTCTTTTCCAGAAAGCTGATGATGCAGATGCTCGATGAGGAGAAGCGGCTTAAGTAA